The Microbacterium maritypicum genome contains a region encoding:
- a CDS encoding serine hydrolase domain-containing protein, whose translation MRILLLLGLLSTLLASCAVPTVTADTPTTASRTVEAYTETFATPGIAAAVISDGDVDLIVRGRDGAGAAITPETRFRIASMSKSMTATAIMLLVQDGSVELDDRVVERLPEFTMADARYEHITIRQLLSHTSGLSLQTNDEFALPAPRTTRAVIAELRERRLVAEPGVRFEYHNTNYSLAARIVEIVSGQPLDDFLRERLFVPLGMHDSLSVDACDRTVDELAPGFSVVLGLAYVMPEMPGRCGGNGGVVSTLADMVQWLRFNQGTVGAALLERPLLDELHAVQPNAAPYGLGWQHLAPDGGDASGFVSHGGTLATFTGSMAFAPETGRAVVVLTNGVGSPGELAQNLIAESEGVPPKPYENPLGVANSILSVLAAVALTLLLVTALRAPRWAAGRRSARTPRLLLRLFPLILVIVAGLVIPLTPALLGGSVNWQYWVIDLWLFPLLDLLGAVLVLGGISALVSRIVALRRGHVPLRRGRQGASQPAEPV comes from the coding sequence GTGCGCATCCTCTTGCTCCTCGGACTCCTGTCGACACTGCTCGCGAGCTGCGCTGTTCCCACTGTCACCGCGGACACCCCGACGACTGCCTCCAGGACGGTCGAGGCGTACACGGAGACGTTCGCGACTCCCGGGATCGCCGCGGCCGTGATCTCCGACGGAGACGTCGATCTGATCGTGCGCGGTCGTGACGGCGCCGGAGCGGCGATCACGCCGGAGACGCGGTTCCGGATCGCGTCGATGAGCAAGTCGATGACGGCGACGGCGATCATGCTGCTGGTCCAGGACGGCTCAGTGGAACTCGATGACCGCGTCGTCGAGCGCCTGCCGGAGTTCACGATGGCCGATGCGAGGTACGAGCACATCACGATCCGCCAGCTGCTGTCCCATACTTCGGGATTGTCGCTGCAGACGAACGACGAGTTCGCGCTGCCCGCGCCGCGGACCACGCGGGCGGTCATCGCCGAGCTCAGGGAGCGCCGACTGGTCGCGGAACCGGGAGTGCGATTCGAGTACCACAACACGAACTACTCGCTCGCCGCCCGCATCGTCGAGATCGTGTCGGGGCAGCCTCTCGATGATTTCCTTCGGGAGCGTCTCTTCGTGCCGCTGGGCATGCACGACTCGCTGAGCGTGGACGCCTGCGACCGGACTGTGGATGAGCTCGCGCCCGGCTTCTCCGTGGTGCTGGGTCTCGCGTACGTGATGCCGGAGATGCCGGGGCGTTGCGGAGGCAACGGCGGCGTGGTGTCGACGCTCGCCGACATGGTGCAGTGGCTCCGCTTCAACCAGGGCACGGTCGGTGCGGCACTGCTGGAGCGCCCGCTGCTCGACGAGCTCCACGCGGTGCAGCCCAACGCTGCACCGTATGGTCTCGGCTGGCAGCACCTCGCCCCGGATGGAGGGGATGCATCTGGCTTCGTCTCGCACGGGGGCACTCTGGCCACGTTCACCGGGTCCATGGCCTTCGCCCCCGAGACGGGAAGAGCTGTCGTTGTGCTCACGAACGGAGTCGGCTCCCCCGGCGAGCTGGCGCAGAATCTGATCGCGGAATCCGAGGGCGTGCCCCCGAAGCCCTACGAGAACCCTCTGGGCGTCGCGAACAGCATCCTGTCGGTCCTTGCCGCGGTCGCTCTGACCCTGCTCCTCGTGACGGCTCTTCGCGCTCCCCGCTGGGCGGCGGGAAGGCGGTCCGCGCGGACACCGCGACTCCTGCTCCGACTCTTCCCGCTCATCCTCGTGATCGTCGCAGGGCTGGTCATCCCCCTCACTCCCGCGTTGCTCGGGGGCTCCGTCAACTGGCAGTACTGGGTGATCGACCTCTGGCTGTTCCCGCTTCTGGACCTTCTCGGCGCGGTCCTGGTGCTGGGAGGGATCAGCGCCCTCGTGAGCAGGATCGTCGCGC
- a CDS encoding FAD-binding dehydrogenase: protein MTTTPLSADVLVIGWGLAGLVAAAEALDAGRRVILVDQEPRTNLGGQAWWSFGGLFFIDSPEQRRLGIKDSLELATQDWFGNAGFDRDEDEWPRRWAQAYLQFAAGEKRAWLRERGVGFFPVVGWAERGGYGAIGPGNSVPRFHITWGTGPGIVAPFAAAVEQGERDGRLTILPRHRVGELTVADGTVTGARGDILATSGAERGVPSSREVIGEFQISATATIVCSGGIGGNHDLVRAAWPERLGTAPDHMLTGVPAYVDGSMHRVSEVAGARLINGDRMWHYVEGITNWDPVWPSHGIRILPGPSSLWLDATGKRLPVPLFPGFDTLGTLEHLRTTGHDHSWFVTSRQIVEKEFALSGSEQNPDLTGKDVGLLLKSRLAKGPTGPVQSFLDEGEDFIVENDLDSLLEQMQKHPGGELLDLDNVRREVEARDREMENDFTKDAQIGMLRSMRGYRGDKLIRTAAPHRLQDPAAGPLVAVKLHVLTRKSLGGINTDLEGRALNAAGEPIPGLYAAGEASGFGGGGVHGYRALEGTFLGGCLFSGRTAGRAAALAV, encoded by the coding sequence ATGACGACGACACCCCTGTCTGCAGACGTCCTTGTGATCGGATGGGGGTTGGCCGGCCTCGTCGCGGCGGCGGAGGCACTCGATGCCGGGCGGCGCGTCATCCTGGTGGATCAGGAGCCGCGCACGAATCTCGGCGGTCAGGCCTGGTGGTCTTTCGGGGGCCTGTTCTTCATCGACTCCCCAGAGCAGCGACGCCTCGGCATCAAGGACTCCCTCGAACTCGCGACCCAGGACTGGTTCGGCAACGCCGGATTCGATCGCGACGAAGACGAATGGCCCCGCCGCTGGGCGCAGGCGTACCTGCAGTTCGCGGCCGGCGAGAAGCGCGCCTGGCTTCGAGAACGCGGCGTCGGCTTCTTCCCCGTCGTCGGCTGGGCGGAGCGCGGCGGCTACGGGGCGATCGGACCGGGCAACTCCGTCCCCCGCTTCCACATCACCTGGGGCACCGGACCGGGCATCGTCGCCCCCTTCGCGGCAGCCGTCGAGCAGGGCGAGCGGGACGGCCGGCTCACGATCCTTCCGCGTCACCGCGTCGGCGAGCTGACCGTCGCGGACGGCACCGTCACGGGTGCACGAGGGGACATCCTCGCAACCAGCGGTGCGGAGCGCGGGGTGCCATCGTCTCGCGAGGTGATCGGCGAGTTCCAGATCTCGGCGACCGCCACGATCGTCTGCTCAGGAGGGATCGGCGGCAACCACGACCTCGTGCGAGCAGCGTGGCCCGAACGGCTCGGCACCGCACCCGACCACATGCTCACAGGGGTGCCGGCATATGTCGACGGCTCGATGCATCGTGTGAGCGAAGTCGCGGGTGCCCGCCTGATCAACGGCGACCGCATGTGGCACTACGTCGAGGGCATCACCAACTGGGATCCGGTGTGGCCTTCGCACGGGATCCGCATCCTGCCCGGCCCCTCGTCTCTGTGGCTGGACGCTACGGGAAAGCGGCTCCCCGTGCCGCTGTTCCCCGGCTTCGACACCCTCGGCACACTCGAGCACCTGCGCACGACAGGCCACGACCACTCCTGGTTCGTCACGTCGCGCCAGATCGTCGAGAAGGAGTTCGCCCTGTCCGGCAGCGAGCAGAACCCCGACCTCACGGGGAAGGATGTCGGCCTCCTCCTGAAATCCCGCCTCGCCAAGGGACCGACGGGTCCGGTGCAGTCCTTCCTCGACGAGGGCGAGGACTTCATCGTCGAGAACGATCTCGACTCGCTGCTCGAACAGATGCAGAAGCATCCTGGCGGCGAGCTCCTCGACCTCGACAACGTCCGGCGCGAGGTCGAGGCTCGCGACCGCGAGATGGAGAACGACTTCACGAAGGACGCGCAGATCGGCATGCTGCGGTCGATGCGCGGCTACCGCGGCGACAAGCTCATCCGGACCGCAGCCCCGCACCGCCTTCAGGATCCTGCGGCGGGGCCGCTCGTCGCCGTGAAGTTGCACGTGCTCACGCGCAAGTCCCTCGGCGGTATCAACACGGATCTCGAAGGCCGCGCCCTGAACGCCGCAGGCGAACCGATCCCGGGTCTCTACGCGGCCGGTGAGGCGAGCGGCTTCGGCGGCGGCGGCGTGCACGGCTACCGGGCACTCGAGGGAACCTTCCTCGGCGGCTGCCTCTTCTCCGGTCGCACCGCGGGGCGCGCAGCCGCACTCGCCGTCTGA
- a CDS encoding globin, whose protein sequence is MTFYDEIGGHDTFAKIVSVFYREVALDPVMKPMYPEEDLGPAEDRLRMFLEQYWGGPTTYGETRGHPRLRMRHMPFRIDADARDRWLRHMRTAVDEAQLSPLHETTLWDYLERAAYAMVNSLEPSGIGADPGGRPTLEARSRQESTENS, encoded by the coding sequence GTGACCTTCTACGACGAGATCGGCGGGCACGACACGTTCGCGAAGATCGTCTCGGTGTTCTACCGCGAGGTCGCGCTCGACCCGGTGATGAAGCCGATGTACCCCGAAGAAGACCTGGGCCCCGCGGAGGATCGCCTGCGGATGTTCCTCGAGCAGTACTGGGGCGGTCCCACGACCTACGGCGAGACGCGCGGACACCCGCGGCTCCGTATGCGGCACATGCCCTTCCGCATCGACGCGGACGCGCGCGATCGTTGGCTTCGTCACATGCGAACAGCTGTGGACGAGGCGCAGTTGTCCCCCCTGCACGAAACCACGCTGTGGGACTACCTGGAGCGGGCCGCCTATGCCATGGTGAACTCACTCGAGCCTTCCGGGATCGGTGCCGATCCGGGTGGTCGCCCGACGCTCGAGGCCCGATCACGTCAGGAATCAACGGAGAACTCATGA
- a CDS encoding mechanosensitive ion channel family protein, which translates to MILPATTTTPPAPAELPEEMKKLLAWLAEAGMNALAVAIIVASCVVIGFVLRIVIRRVVHRIVDSAKNKASVDDTQALERSPLADMRLVQRTRTLGTILQNIVNVMLVVIAVVLIVNALNPTLLGSLTLLTAAVGAGLGFGAQNIVKDVLNGMFIVAEDQIGIGDVVDLGLASGVVEYVSVRITQVRDVNGTLWYVRNGEVTRIGNMSQGWARSIIDLGVPADSDLEQVEHIMLETAQGLAKDPKWRTRIIEKPELWGLESIDGDALVVRIVIKARANAKDDVAQELRRRLRAALLEKEIGVPRMVDVVPTGLDGARRVRGANPPKTRPNAVTGVPIIPDRGIWRRKKPNDDGSTQK; encoded by the coding sequence ATGATTCTCCCCGCGACGACCACCACTCCCCCTGCTCCGGCTGAGCTTCCCGAGGAGATGAAGAAGCTTCTCGCCTGGCTCGCCGAGGCAGGCATGAACGCGCTTGCGGTCGCGATCATCGTCGCCAGCTGTGTCGTGATCGGGTTCGTTCTGCGCATCGTCATACGGCGGGTCGTGCACCGCATCGTCGACAGCGCCAAAAACAAGGCGTCGGTCGACGACACGCAGGCCCTCGAACGATCCCCCCTCGCCGACATGCGACTCGTGCAGCGCACGCGCACGCTGGGGACGATCCTGCAGAACATCGTCAACGTGATGCTCGTCGTCATCGCGGTCGTACTGATCGTCAACGCCTTGAATCCCACGCTCCTCGGCTCCCTGACCCTCCTGACCGCTGCCGTCGGCGCCGGCCTCGGCTTCGGCGCCCAGAACATCGTCAAGGACGTGCTCAACGGCATGTTCATCGTCGCCGAAGACCAGATCGGCATCGGCGACGTGGTCGATCTCGGTCTCGCGAGCGGCGTCGTCGAGTATGTCAGCGTGCGCATCACCCAGGTGCGCGACGTCAACGGCACCCTCTGGTACGTGCGCAACGGCGAGGTCACCCGCATCGGCAACATGTCGCAGGGCTGGGCGCGCTCCATCATCGACCTGGGCGTCCCCGCCGACTCCGACCTGGAGCAGGTCGAGCACATCATGCTCGAGACGGCGCAGGGGCTGGCGAAGGATCCGAAGTGGCGCACGCGCATCATCGAGAAGCCGGAGCTGTGGGGGCTCGAGTCCATCGACGGCGATGCGCTCGTGGTGCGCATCGTGATCAAGGCCCGCGCCAACGCGAAGGACGACGTCGCGCAGGAGCTGCGGCGTCGACTGCGCGCCGCACTGCTCGAGAAGGAGATCGGCGTTCCGCGCATGGTCGATGTCGTGCCGACGGGCCTCGACGGGGCGCGTCGCGTGCGCGGAGCGAATCCGCCCAAGACCCGGCCGAATGCCGTGACCGGCGTCCCGATCATCCCCGACCGCGGGATCTGGCGCCGCAAGAAGCCGAACGACGACGGGAGCACCCAGAAGTGA